A DNA window from Anastrepha ludens isolate Willacy chromosome 6, idAnaLude1.1, whole genome shotgun sequence contains the following coding sequences:
- the LOC128867103 gene encoding uncharacterized protein LOC128867103 encodes MESVGDLKATFTAAHTSLEEMDFESIASDLPCKFDATLVKLKANLQREIGRRSTGQHCSTFRANTGDSQSIIVNANRSRLPLLMLPKFSGAYTEWSNFFSMFTSVIDNDGDLTQSDKLQYLRSCLSGAALDTIQSLEINETNYKNALDLLKKRFDNKRIIFQAHIRQIFGLDRADASASKLRELTDKVTSHIRALQSLGSQEQIADCIIVELLIQKLDKATQSKWEENSSSNELPSWDQLAAFLEKRCRTLENVEHAIQTQTDQVDRNGKTVSTNKRKSFVVSNASVGGCAFCRCPDHRIYHCQQFSTLSPNLRQKEAKKLSLCLNCLKGGHQMRDCKSGSCRACQLKHHTLLHFDRTSSASTSISGPVTQPPTLKSNTIAAISSVPGHALTSRSPSDAVLLATAVIFVKNRAGTFVQCRALLDSGSQLHFITNRFTNQLQLRRTKYSSAVSGIGDANLSTEGYSVNVVLKSRTSDFSTHITSVVVQTITDNQPGFSVSIADWNIPSNIQLADPNFNIPQPIDLLIGAGLFFELLCVGQIQLAPGFPVLQKTLLGWVISGGGQQTSKLSSFVANQRSSRDIDSDTRLDDLVRRFWEVDHVFEPITKITREELDCEAHFQQNVSRLPSGEYSVRLPLKLGTESLGESYTQAKRRFQSLERKLTNNIDLKLKYSAFIKEYLELNHMSLVTSAEAHECKYFLPHHCVVKEDSSTTKLRVVFDGSAVTTSGLSLNEILMAGPTIQPKLFDILIRFRTFPVALTGDICKMYRCVRVSAPDNMLQCILWRDSPESDIKVYKLDTVTYGTKPAAFLAIRAMHQLASDESSSYPLGLQIVKRDFYVDDLISGGNSVEEVREMMHQTTSLLARGKFHLRKWCSNNPDVLHHISDAERETFLKFDDGSNITKTLGLTWDPFKDNLLFSLARHLGGTRNSKRSALSTIARCYDPLGLIGPTLTRAKILLQRMWRDKLEWDESLPLSLDTDWSAFCKEFTDVQYLSFPRYILQPGATHELHAFCDASLEAFGVCVYARSVRDDNAQVHLLCSKARVAPLKTLTVPKLELCAAALLAQLINEITKLKLFASRCYCWSDSSVVLSWLQEEPSKFNVFVANRVCAIQQLTEGMQWRYVPTSLNPADILSRGAAPRELSQSNLWKHGPPFLQEEMCNWPKSIVPQTKLPEVRQKVLVSMNNRIDISLSFKYINSFTKMQRIFGYVHKFITTARSLKSSHLTSENIHLGTQLLIRIVQRAQLWPEYFALKQNQCVHSSSSISSLSPFLDDFGVVRVGGRLRNSTLSFEARHPIILPKDHPLTSAIIMHFHRKNCHAGPQSSLAAIRMQFWPIGGRKTTARTLQKCVICCRSKPKLFEHIMADLPKERIQASRAFIVTGVDYCGPFYFKPETRNKSPQKCYISVFICFATKAVWMELVRDFSTGAFLEALKRFTATRGMPSCIWSDNATNFVGAKNELRDLKRLLLSEEHRSKVHVHCLNNGFDWRFIPPRSPHFGGLWEAAVKMAKQHLYRTLGSAILSFDELRTLVCQISAIINSRPLVPLSENPEDLDVLTPGHFLIGGPLTAAPEPNITHLNYNRLGHWQRVTYFQQLFWKRWSEEYLTLLQQRAKWRTPHPNVQINDIVCIKDENSAPLKWPLARVIEVITGEDGVARVAVLRTSTGLTRRAVTKLCLLPTKESVESPELSTEGRMLEAAPNLHDLI; translated from the coding sequence ATGGAATCAGTGGGAGATTTGAAAGCAACATTCACCGCCGCTCACACCAGTTTGGAGGAAATGGACTTTGAGTCTATTGCCAGTGACCTGCCCTGCAAATTCGATGCTACATTGGTGAAACTTAAGGCGAACCTGCAACGAGAGATTGGGAGACGTAGCACAGGTCAGCACTGCTCGACATTCAGAGCGAACACTGGTGACTCGCAGTCGATCATCGTGAATGCCAATCGTTCTCGCTTGCCTTTGCTAATGCTACCTAAATTTAGTGGCGCGTATACCGagtggagcaactttttctcGATGTTCACCTCCGTCATTGACAACGATGGCGACCTGACGCAAAGCGATAAGCTGCAATACCTGCGTTCCTGCTTGAGTGGTGCTGCTTTGGATACTATCCAATCTCTGGAGATAAATGAaacgaattataaaaatgcattagaTTTACTCAAAAAACGTTTTGATAACAAGCGAATTATATTTCAGGCACACATCAGACAGATCTTTGGGCTGGACAGGGCAGATGCATCCGCAAGCAAGTTGCGGGAGTTGACGGACAAGGTTACATCACACATACGCGCGTTGCAGTCGCTTGGATCACAAGAACAAATCGCTGACTGCATTATAGTTGAACTACTAATCCAGAAGTTGGACAAGGCTACTCAATCCAAGTGGGAAGAAAATTCATCAAGCAACGAACTGCCGTCGTGGGATCAGTTAGCTGCATTTTTGGAAAAGCGGTGTCGTACCCTCGAAAATGTGGAGCATGCCATACAAACCCAAACGGATCAAGTTGACAGAAACGGTAAAACTGTaagtacaaataaaagaaaatcatttgtcGTTTCGAATGCCTCAGTAGGTGGTTGCGCGTTTTGTCGGTGCCCTGATCATAGAATTTACCACTGTCAGCAATTTTCCACTCTTTCTCCAAATCTTCGCCAAAAGGAAGCCAAGAAGCTCTCGCTTTGCCTTAACTGTCTAAAGGGTGGCCATCAAATGAGAGATTGCAAATCTGGATCCTGTAGAGCTTGTCAATTGAAACACCATACGCTTTTGCATTTTGACCGCACATCTTCTGCTTCAACTTCTATATCAGGCCCAGTCACGCAACCACCCACATTGAAATCAAACACCATAGCTGCAATATCATCTGTCCCTGGCCATGCCCTCACTTCGAGATCTCCATCTGATGCTGTGCTTCTAGCCACTGCAgtcatttttgtcaaaaatcgtGCTGGTACCTTCGTGCAATGTCGGGCGCTTTTGGATTCGGGTTCCCAGCTTCACTTTATTACAAATCGTTTTACTAATCAATTACAACTTCGTAGGACCAAATATTCTTCGGCAGTTTCGGGCATCGGGGATGCCAACTTGTCAACTGAAGGCTATTCGGTCAATGTCGTACTGAAGTCGCGGACTTCAGATTTCTCAACGCACATCACTTCCGTCGTTGTTCAAACAATCACTGACAATCAGCCTGGTTTTTCAGTGAGCATCGCGGACTGGAACATCCCTTCGAACATCCAACTAGCTGATCCCAATTTCAACATACCTCAGCCTATTGACTTGCTTATCGGAGCAGGACTATTTTTCGAACTTCTCTGCGTTGGGCAGATACAGTTGGCGCCCGGATTTCCAGTTCTTCAAAAAACTCTTCTCGGTTGGGTGATATCAGGTGGTGGTCAACAGACTTCTAAGCTTTCGTCATTTGTGGCCAATCAAAGGTCTTCGAGAGACATCGACTCTGATACCCGACTAGACGATTTGGTACGTCGCTTCTGGGAAGTAGATCACGTTTTTGAGCCAATCACTAAAATAACAAGGGAGGAGCTCGACTGCGAGGCGCATTTTCAGCAAAATGTTTCGCGTTTACCTTCAGGCGAGTACTCGGTTCGCTTACCTTTGAAACTCGGCACAGAATCATTAGGCGAATCATACACACAAGCAAAGCGACGATTTCAGAGCCTTGAGCGGAAGTTAACTAACAATATCGATTTAAAGCTAAAGTACTCGGCATTTATAAAGGAGTACCTTGAGCTGAATCACATGTCACTGGTCACCAGCGCTGAGGCCCatgaatgcaaatattttttaccacATCACTGCGTCGTCAAGGAAGATAGCTCCACAACAAAGCTCAGGGTCGTTTTTGATGGTTCTGCTGTCACAACCTCGGGCCTTTCATTAAACGAGATTCTAATGGCGGGGCCGACCATACAACCCAAACTTTTTGATATTCTTATTCGCTTTCGTACGTTTCCCGTTGCACTTACTGGAGACATTTGCAAGATGTATCGTTGCGTTCGCGTCTCTGCACCCGACAACATGTTGCAGTGCATTTTGTGGCGGGACTCCCCTGAGTCAGACATCAAGGTTTACAAGCTGGATACGGTTACGTATGGAACGAAGCCCGCAGCATTCCTAGCTATAAGAGCAATGCATCAACTAGCCTCCGATGAGTCCTCGTCTTACCCCTTGGGTTTACAAATTGTCAAACGCGATTTTTACGTAGATGACCTGATCTCCGGAGGAAATTCAGTTGAAGAAGTACGCGAGATGATGCATCAAACCACCAGTCTCCTTGCCCGTGGAAAGTTTCATCTCCGGAAATGGTGCTCCAACAACCCAGACGTTCTTCATCACATTTCTGATGCAGAAAGGGAAACCTTCCTTAAATTCGATGACGGTAGCAATATTACGAAAACGTTGGGACTCACATGGGATCCTTTTAaagataatttgttgttttcctTAGCGCGACACCTTGGAGGCACCAGAAATTCTAAACGGTCTGCACTATCAACAATAGCTCGCTGTTACGACCCGCTAGGTTTAATCGGCCCCACCCTGACTAGGGCGAAAATTCTGTTGCAGCGAATGTGGAGAGACAAGCTCGAATGGGACGAGAGTTTACCGCTCTCACTGGACACAGATTGGTCGGCCTTTTGCAAAGAATTCACAGATGTGCAGTATTTATCATTTCCGCGTTACATATTGCAGCCTGGAGCCACTCATGAACTACATGCATTTTGCGATGCTAGTCTCGAAGCATTCGGTGTTTGTGTCTATGCGCGTTCAGTCAGAGATGACAACGCTCAAGTTCATCTTCTTTGTTCAAAGGCTCGTGTTGCCCCTTTGAAGACGCTAACAGTACCTAAACTGGAGCTTTGTGCCGCCGCCTTACTCGCACAATTAATTAACGAAATAACAAAATTGAAGCTTTTCGCGAGTCGTTGTTATTGCTGGTCAGATTCATCTGTGGTATTATCCTGGTTACAAGAAGAGCCGTCAAAATTTAACGTATTTGTCGCCAACCGAGTATGTGCCATACAACAACTTACAGAAGGTATGCAGTGGCGTTACGTCCCCACCTCTTTGAATCCTGCTGACATCTTATCTAGGGGAGCCGCTCCCCGAGAACTCTCACAATCAAATTTGTGGAAGCATGGACCCCCGTTCCTGCAAGAAGAAATGTGTAATTGGCCGAAGTCTATTGTGCCTCAAACTAAACTCCCGGAAGTTCGTCAAAAGGTCCTGGTATCCATGAATAATCGAATCGACATCTCGCTTTCCTTTAAGTACATCAACTCCTTCACCAAGATGCAACGCATATTTGGATACGTACATAAGTTCATCACCACTGCAAGATCGTTAAAATCATCACATCTTACATCCGAAAATATACATCTTGGAACTCAACTGCTAATTCGCATTGTTCAAAGAGCTCAGCTTTGGCCAGAATACTTTGCCTTGAAACAAAATCAATGCGTACATTCGTCGAGTAGCATTTCGTCTCTATCGCCGTTTCTAGATGATTTTGGTGTAGTTCGAGTTGGTGGTCGCCTAAGAAATTCAACCCTTAGTTTCGAAGCGCGGCATCCGATCATCCTTCCGAAAGATCACCCATTAACATCAGCCATAATCATGCATTTTCATAGAAAGAATTGCCACGCAGGCCCACAGTCATCACTTGCGGCAATTCGAATGCAGTTCTGGCCTATCGGTGGTAGGAAAACTACTGCGCGTACCCTACAAAAATGTGTTATATGCTGCAGGTCAAAACCAAAACTTTTTGAGCACATCATGGCAGATTTGCCTAAGGAGCGCATTCAGGCCTCACGAGCCTTCATCGTCACAGGAGTGGACTACTGCGGtccattttatttcaaaccCGAAACCCGCAACAAGTCACCCCAGAAATGTTACATCAGCGTCTTCATCTGTTTCGCAACCAAGGCCGTGTGGATGGAGCTAGTGAGGGACTTTTCAACAGGTGCTTTCTTGGAAGCTCTCAAGCGATTTACGGCAACACGCGGCATGCCAAGCTGTATTTGGTCAGACAACGCAACCAATTTCGTAGGCGCTAAGAACGAGTTGAGGGACCTAAAACGCTTACTCCTAAGCGAAGAGCACCGCAGCAAGGTTCACGTTCACTGCCTCAACAATGGCTTCGACTGGCGATTCATACCACCTCGTTCACCACATTTCGGCGGCTTGTGGGAAGCCGCAGTAAAAATGGCTAAACAGCACCTGTACCGCACTCTTGGCTCTGCAATTCTTAGTTTCGATGAACTACGTACTTTGGTATGTCAAATCTCTGCTATAATTAACTCTCGACCTCTTGTACCTCTTTCAGAAAATCCAGAAGACCTTGATGTTTTAACTCCAGGTCATTTTCTTATTGGCGGCCCGCTTACAGCTGCTCCTGAGCCTAACATCACTCATTTGAACTACAATCGACTCGGTCACTGGCAGCGTGTCACATACTTCCAACAATTATTTTGGAAACGATGGAGCGAAGAATACCTCACTCTTCTTCAACAAAGAGCAAAATGGCGCACCCCTCACCCCAATGTGCAAATCAACGATATTGTATGCATTAAAGATGAAAATTCAGCACCTCTTAAGTGGCCTCTTGCGCGCGTCATCGAAGTCATTACTGGTGAGGACGGTGTTGCACGAGTAGCTGTTCTACGTACATCCACTGGCCTTACACGTCGAGCTGTTACTAAATTGTGCCTCCTTCCGACTAAGGAATCAGTTGAAAGCCCTGAACTTTCAACGGAGGGGAGGATGTTGGAAGCAGCACCTAATTTACATGACCTAATTTAA